ttgatgctagTTTTAGTGCTCGTGGCATGGTTTTTTTATCAGCTAAAAGATTTGAATGTTGTGGTTTAATTAGGCCTCAAGAGGAGTGGCAAAAGCTGCAGGTTAAGATGGATAAATTATCTAAGCCCTAGTGTTAAGCACGGGGGTTTCTCAGAGGAAGAAGATGACCTTATCATCCGGCTCCATAAGCTTCTTGGCAATAGGTTTCTCTTCATCTCTTATCAACGTTCCATAATTTTGAGTTAGCATTCTTCTGATTCATTTTTCCCTAGCTAAATGTAGGACTGGGCTttgttgtttattattaaatacCAAATTAACAAATGTTCTTATACTTTCCCTTGTTTTATTTAGGTGGTCCTTAATTGCTGGTCGGGTCCCGGGAAGAACAGATAATCAAGTGAAGAATCATTGGAACACTCATTTAAGCAAGAAACTTGGAATCAAGAAGAGAAAGTGTAAAATTAGTGACTCTTCGTCAAAACTCTCCGAGAAATTAGAGGCTAATTTCCATATTAAATTAAGTTCAAATGATGAATCAATTCCTTGTAACAATAACACTACTGAAATTGAACTCCAAAATGTGATAGAAGGTAGTCATGAGAAGGCAAAAGAAATCAGTAGCACCCATGAGCCAACGATAAGGAATGACTGCTATGAGAATTTTTGGCTCTCTTATGATGATCCATATCTATGGATTCCTAGCTTAATGGAGCTTTCAGACGAgtctcttggtttttttatgtaaagCTCCATTTTGTATTTCGACAAATCTCTTTTTAATAAGATAATTCTTCCTGTGAGGTAACTGGTTCACGCACGTGTTCACATATTTGATATCCTGAAATGAGATTCAAGATTTTCAGCCACTCAATGCCAATTTTTGCATAGTCTCAGCAACCTTATTTACAAATAAGGTAAAAGTGCACGTGGGGATTTGTCACCCGTTTTTTATGGCTGTACCCTACAAGAATTGAGAAATGCGTGGCCTTTTTAGAAGAAGCCACgcatttcttgtatttttaaggATAcagaactaaaaaaacaaattatttgttccttaaaaaaaaataaggaacaaattAATAACTTACTCTTCACCTTTAGagcctatttgtttttatgtgtctatttaaaaaaaaattattttttttatttttatttactttaaattaatattttttttagtatttttagatcttttaaTGTGCTTGCTTGGTCCCTTAATTAATATCTTCATCTACTTGTAATGAAAACTTAGACTATTAAATCGGCTTTGAAATATTGGTTTGATGATTTGGATTGGTTTGGAATTACTGGGTCACTAATGTAACTGATATAATTCGACCAATTAAGGATTCAATTGCTTATGAAAGTGCTCCAGGATTGGACAAGAAGTAGCTGGCAAATTCCTGAAAATGCATCAACAAAAAGACTATGAATTTCTTGTTAGAATATTAAGTTATATACCAACAACAGTCAAGTGCAGTATCTACTAGTAGTTGATAAGAAGACAACAACCctcaattgattttggttttttttttttttttgaataaggGAGTCActacctagtattatgatcactaggaaccctaactggtctttcagaaatTCTAAGGCAATGGATTGGTTGTGTAATGGAaaagtattagcacccctagtacgccctacctaaagtaaactgcttggtgtttggtttgtcttataattgctatggtgttggtgttctcttaattaatttttttaggatagGTTTGATATGATGAATGAATTTGGGTTCAAagtctaaaaacaaaaacccttgaTCAATATGGATCATACATTTAGATATGTCTACAAAGTGCTAAGGAGAACCAATGCAGATCTCTTGAAATAtgtgtttgattcaaactaaatttattaagatagaaatccaaggagattccatgtcatttttcccttagtatttcaagagtgtACGATTCATAAATTGCAAGGAGGAgagacaaaaatttagaaatctaagaaaaTTCAGGGCattttaaaagcctatttttgcgttagtgtttcatactctcATGGCTCGTAAACCATGgggtcaaaaattaaaatatcctcATTtctaatcaaggcttcttttaaggatgtgtgatgacttattattcctagaaaattattttgaatatttaccacttagggtttctttatccaaatattaacagtgaataataagaAGTTAtccccaataatattttggatattcatcattttgagatttctttatccaaacattaacgatGAATAATATAcgaattccccccaaaataaaattttttgtattttttgaaatattggccaacaccctttgaaattttacaaaaatgttgtaaaatccataatgcaagaaaataatttttgtgtttaagaaatccatgctaaaacacattttttttaaactttgaatatattttttttttaaaaaagaggaaatttaaaaatatgttagggtGTTGGTTGTATGcattaaaacacacacacacacatatatatatatatatatatataaacaaagagagagatttATGGTTTTCtggcatatttattttaaggtctGTATTTTTTCTCGTATTTAGAATACCCCCATCCCCCcccacacacatatatatatatatatattagggttTGGGTCTAGCTCGATCCATGTGgttgggctggacccagctgTCCTAGCTAAGTCACTTACATAGACCAGTGACTCGGCTGCGCAAACAAATGCATCCTtagttactgttcaagtgaattataatacACATGAATAGTAACAAAAGCATGCGCAGTAATTAAATTTTGCAAAACTGGAAAGAATGCAGGGCGCTTACCTGATAGCTGACGAGCAAAGACGATGATGTTGCAGTTCTTGTGCACGATCGGTTATCACTGATTCAGGAGACAGTGATGAATACTAGTAAAACTGGTGCTGGGCTCTATCTTTCTCTTCTTGCCGATGCTCTCTACAGAGATGGCGAAGACGATGATGATGGTGTGATGTGCTGGTGGAATGGATGTTATTCCCTctgtgtttttttgctttttctatgttttcttGTGGGCTGCATTTCTCTCGTTGCTCTTCCTACCTCTCCCTTTGTCTCTTTTTCATTTCCCTTCCCTCTCTCCCCTGTTCTGCTTTCTATGCTCTCCTTGTCTATATTGTGCTCGTCCATTTTCCTTATCTCTTTGCTGgtttcttttatatatgttaCTGTTAAGGACGGATGTCTACAATCATGGCTAAGAAGAAAACTGTTGTTGATGCTGGCTTGCATGTTCTCATGGTTATGGGAGTTGTTGATGATGTTGCTGCTAATCTTGACTGCAACGAACCCTAGGGATGGAGCTCACCGTTGGAGGAAATGCTATTGATGGCTGAGGATATGGAGTCCTGTTGTTGTCAACATAAACTAGCTTCACTATCGTGTTTCTCTTAAAAGGGAACCAGTCGTGAGGGACAGAGATGATGTTGTTGATGTGGCATAGAAAAGAAGTTCTTGTTGGACtagaaggaaggaaaaaaaaaaagaaaaacgaaggCCTCTCCTGCAACACCGAATGACAACCTATATGGTGGCTTTTGAAGGTTAAAGGGGGTCCTCTTTTGCTGGGTTTGTGAGATGGGAAGATGGAGAGGCCGCTGTCGTTGAAGAGAGTgatctctgttttctttttgaagGGAGTGGGGTGgctgctcatttttttttttatataaaaaaaaaaacatgaaaagggTGGCTATGACTTCTTTGCTAGAGAGgatagggttagggttttttgtgttttccctTAATTTTTCTTGTCTCTCTGTCCCTCTCTTTTGCATATGGCTGGAggtttatttatatagaaaatctcgACATGTGTTATTCaaggaaatattgcaataattattgcagagattgTCTTCAATAACCAACACCAatcaaattcaatatatatGGTCTTCtatattgcagtaattattttcttaacatagATATGATTCAGTACTTATCTCCTTGATATATTATTTCCTTGATATTAGCTAGAAATTATTATGACATTTTCGGATCCAATCCTTACTTTTTCAATTCCTTCAATGAAGCCAATTACTTTCCAAAGTTTACAATTGGTCTTTAATCAAGTCCCTTGAATCAGACCAACAAACTCAGGTCAGGATCCTTCACGCGGCATGGTTCTTTGCTTTCCttataaatattcaaacataaatatcttgagcttctgatatcaaaattagatgattcaaaaacccaaattcatctacgcgtacaagtctacaactttcatgaaagaTTCAGAGTGAGATAAATTccttttgaaaaacataattgtAAAAACTCGAGCTGGAACATTTCTCACGGTAGGATTCTCTACTTTCTCATTAGATATTCACATGGAAATATCTTGaacttctgatatcaaaatcaggagattcaaaaacccaaattcatctacgcataTAGGTCTATAACTATGATGAAGGATTCAAAGTAAGATAAATTCGTTTTGAAGACCAGAATTTGGCTGCAATCTGGTTGGTCAAAAGAATCTTCTAATCTGATTCAGAAAACTGACAATGCCAAACATCCCAATCTGACTGAGATTCTGCCATAAGAAAATGAGCTCTAGGACCCAATAAAAGTGTAGGTCAATTCTTCAACATatcatgagtgacagaatataatTGAGATGGTCAGATATTGTACAAAACCaagtcagaatcagagcctatgttagaacaaaaaattacgaTAACggcaaaaccaatttttttagtgcaaattatgagggatttatccaaccttaaagaccagataaataAGGAACGAATTTAGCAATATGAAGACTCATAATCAATCTAAGAAAACCTGACGATTTTGGCAGCAAATGGGAAGGTTAAAGAGAGCAAAAAACAGCTCAAACaaggtttgaaaaatatttctttattctttatttttgtcaatcttCCAGCAAACATGATATAAATTCCTACACTCGGTTCAAATGAGGTATAGACCGTTTCTAGCATGCAGGgtctaaaattaaataacaacacaTGGGATCCTTGAACTGTTGAATTTTCCATATATATAGTTGTGCGTACCATTCTTTACTCTCGATCAGTCGAATAAATAAATCACTCACATTGAAAAGGGGCAAAATTAGAGGAAATGATTGTAATATTTATGGAAATCCTAGGGCTCTGCTGTGAAGCTATCAGAAAGCACCAAGACAATGAGATGCCTTGAAGGAGCCACCATGGCCATGTTCAAAAGGATTACATAACACATACGAGTGCTGCCAAAGAGAAAAACTATTTTACTATCGTATAATTCCCAGACAAACTAGATAATTCTTAGGAAATTAGTCCTGCATGCCACCCCCGTAGTGGGTTGCTAGCTTTCCCTGACTTCTTTTCACATTGCTATATATTcttgctttttatttgtttgaagttattttttaaataatttttttatgttaaaattaataaataaacattaataatattttttttattttttaaaaattaattttaacatcaatacattaaaataatttgaaaatagtaaaaacatattaatttaaaattaataaaaaaataaaaaaatttaatttttttaaaaatacctttaCAACACAGAAATATATAAACCGTAGGTTGGATGCATTTTCAACAACATAATAATTAGCCATCATGGAAACAGGGGGAAAAAAGGGTAAAGGCTGGTGGGTTGAGTTTCAAAGGTTGGCCTGGTATCCGTAGGTTTTGGCAACTTTCCAGCCAAGATTCTCACCACCCAATCGAATTGCATTCACACAATCCATTAAAATGCACTTTATAGGGTACATATTTATTGTTCATATTACTTTATCTTCCAACTTTATTGATGGAGTTCTTATGTCAGAGCCACTAGAAAATTAATCGAAGAGCCTAATCCAAAAAGGTGTGAACTCTTTTTCAATGGTGGACTTGCTAGGAAACATGTCAATCTCTACTAATAATAACTTACTTGTAATATACTTTGagtcaaaacttttttttttctttcaatgtaAACAGAATATTCAGGCTGATattctacaataaaaaaataataattattaatttaaaatttagtgctatatttaataaaataaaatgaatattaatAAATGCTAAAAGAATCTTAACactaactaaaaatataaaaatatccaaTCATATGCTATAGGAAGACTTTTAGTTTTCTTAACTtaattatacaacataaatatttttttataagaattctttcttttttattactttaaattcgattgaaataaaataatttgctaGTAAaagctttcctttttcttattaatatcttttattttttaaaaaaaatataatattttttctctatcatttgatttaaaaacaactaaaagaaTTCATAAGATATAAGCacgaaaatcaagaaaattaaaataagaaaaaaaataacatacctcctaacaaaaaaaaacctcttctACTCTTTACtatgctcattttttttttgaaaattttcactgGAATATTTGTTCCCCGACAACatattatcattatttgaaaagcaatttccaattctaaaaaaaaataacaccctAGTAATTTTTTGCACTAGCATATTAAGGAatgtaataataacaatatactTTTATATTGTTGGGGGAATTCTTTAGAAATATGTTAGTTAACTCGACTTAATAACTGATCATCCTTGaaacatttttatatgaatCCTTGTCTAATATAGGATTTCAAACTTTATAATGTGGATATTAacataatatgatatgattgaTTTGATATGTCTAaagacaacataaaaaattgataaacacgtggtttgatttaaaagaaattcaagacaacattttttttttaatactgtgAAAATGACATATAAGATTAATTGAAGTTAACTCGCTCAACTTGTGACCCGGATCATGGATCTTCCTagatttaataagttattttcttggaaactattttcctatttgattatatgataaaaattcaaTGATCTCATCATaacgattaaaaaataaaatatgatggaTTGTGCAAAAAGAATGATGGTTCAAGACCAAAGTAAAAATgaaatagaatttaataaaatataacaaaatcatTCTTTAATctagaaatttaaaagaaatcaaatgtattatattttaaattgtatagTTTTAAAGAGTTTAAAAATGAACGgttaggaatttttttataaaaatactagaCATTCAAGCATAGGTAGCCCAAAAATAAGCTCAAGCCTACATgcttgagttgttttttatttctccttCAAATTAGATAGACAATGTGTCatacatctaatttttttaaaaaagaattaaatgacGTGTCATTATCTTGTCTAGATTTCAGCTACCATAGAGGTGATCAGAAAATTAAGGATgtgttttttaatctataaacctatttttaacccatcttcatttaaaaacattgttagaacctccaaaaatcaatttatcaattcaaaaaatctcaaaaaccaaggtctttaatttgttttatggtCGAATCAAATATTTTAGGTTAACTGAATTGGGTCAACCCGATCAGGTCAAAGGGTTAAGACCCTATTCGGTTTGCAATCTTTTTACTAATGGGTATTTTTGTTTAAGGGTGTGTTTTGTAAATACTTCCTTAAACttgttttgatagttttataacaaagaaaaaataggtttttgctaaataaaaaataatgaaaaaatatttattttttattgcatacaGCCAAAAATACTTAACGTTATTTGAGCATTttgtaaaaatctaaaatactttGGCATGTTTTAGAAAGGGTGTTGTATAGATTTTATAACAAGTTTGTAAAGTTCCAAAGGATTTTggtctatatttcaaaaatattaaaaatttatttttggcaaGAGAATACATTAGTCACTTTTaatacaaggataaaaaaacctacaaaaaagttaattttcaaaatattattagggatAATGATTTGTTATTACTCACCTTTAatacaaggattaaaaaaaacttgtatgaaattaatatctaaagtattattgggagtaatacaGCTCATTCACTcataatataagaataaaaaactataaggaATTTTATCTGAAATATTATTTGGAATGACTCGATAgctaaaaatttcaaatttatctcaAAAAAAGCCTCAATGATTTGAGGATATTTTACCATTCCAGACCCGGTTCTTGACctagaaaaccaaaatttattCATCATAGCAAACCCGACATAGTAAGctgatagaaataaaaacatcatctgACCATAGTAAATAATacgaaaaaaaacaatgcaatatACCTTAGGTGAGACGTAATAAAGataccaatattttttctttacacaaTCAGTCTCTTATCTGGAATCTCAAAAAGACTAACTAGTAATCATAATACTAGATGTTGACTCTTTTATCCAACCAAAGATCATCCAAAACATGCTCGAAAAGGGTCATCGAGACATCGCGCACCCACAAGGAGAGTATGCCACCTTGTATTAATTACATTCTagtctttaatttctaaaatttatttacaatcaagtcaaactttattaatcatcttattttaatttctgaccAATGGTTCTTATATGTGTGACCCATTAGATTCCTTAATAATTTGACCCAAATATCACTCACAGTCCTAAATAAAATAgggataaataaattaaacaaattaatttattatcaattcaataattgatttatttatatttaaaaatcaagtataatCTCTATCAACATGTTATGAAtctctaaatattaaaaaaattataaataatttaacttaatttttttgtgactagattttcattataatctCTATCAACATGTTATGATATATCAAATCAAATAGAGCCTCGCAATGATATGGTCACCTAAGTCCTTCAATTCCCCTGAAACAACATCTTTTAAGTGCAATGAAAACAACCAGACAAAACCAACTATTTATTCATTgttgaaattattattcaagATGACAAATCTGCAACACAAGCTCCCATTATTGGATACACAGTGACAAGCACCACATGCTTAAAGGAAATCAAAGGGTGATGGAAACAACATAGATATTGTGATTTTATGTGGTTGAGGATCTTGAATCTTGATGGCGTAACGATGGACTTGACCTATTTGCAACACGTGGAGATGGGCGGCGTAACGGTGGACTTGACCTCCCAGAGCTGGAAACACcctttaacaaaatcaaaataaccacCCCTCAGTGCTATGGCTCCCTCTGCCATCCTTTCTTGAACATATGGGTATGTCTGTAAGTTTATCAGTGATAAATTCACGGCCTCCTGCATAAAAGTGTTGCCTAAGCAAATTAATATCACCAGCTTCATTTCAGCTATTGATTGATCATAaagttttcaataataattaccTTTTCACATTTATGGATCTGTTCACAAAGTGGAAGATCCCCAAACTCAGCTTTGACCTTGGCCTTGGCAGGTAAACCGATTTTGACCCAGTCATCTACGAAGTCACTGCACATAAATTcatgaaataattcatttgaatTTCCATCATTAATCATCACTTCTCCACATAACTCATTTTCtttaaggaaaggaaaaaaaaacaagaaagccaTACTTAGCAGTCGAACCATCCTCCGGGTGAGTCATAAGCCTCTTTATCCCACCACAGCGACTATGTCCAATGACCAAGATGTTTTCTACCTGTCAAACTCTCTTGTAGTTAGCAATCAGGAATTCCTCTAATAAAATTGAtgtataaagaaagaaaaaaaagtgttcaGGAGTTTAAGATGAACGTAAATTTACCTCCAGAGTCGCCACAGCATATTCAATAGTTGCTCCAACTCCAGAGTATCTCAACTGTGTGCCAGACCACCATATCAGTTACATAATACATGCATGAATCATTGAGAATAAACGTAGATTAACTACTCAGAAATAAGATTTCAGAATTCAGTTCTTGAGACCTGGTTAAATGCAGGAACCAGGTTAGCAATGTTGCGGACCATGAAGGCCTCACCAGGTTGGAAGTCCAGGACGTGAGAAGGGCTAACCCGGGAATCAGAGCATGCGAAAACCAGAAACTGCATCATGGGATTATCTTAATAATCGTTTGATTTAATTAGTGATTATACACCGAGAAATTAAACATTACCTTGGGGGACTGGCCTTTTGCAAGTTCACGGTACAACTCTGGATACTTGCTGCAAGAGTAAATATCCAAGgaattaataatcataaaaccatatatatatagctattgATCTTATGGTTGAGTTGCATTATCGTACTCAAATCTGGTGGTCTTGAAGCGATGAAACCCATCCAGAATTCTTCCAACCGGATCACAGTCATCCTTCTCAATTTTTGCCTCAACCTCCTTGTTCAACTGGTCATCCTTCTCACTGCAAGcaagataataattatatataacccTCGCAGAAGTTTTAGCCCTTGAATCCATTGACAATCTTCAGTTTTTGAACAAAATTGGagatttaattagatatttgtGTCGAACCAAACCAAGTAGGGTTACGGTTCATTTTTCAAGCGAGACAAACACACGACACTTAGGCAGTCATGTGTTTATTAACTTAGCTCCCTGAACTTTTGGTTAAATTGTAATTAATCCCTTCGCAAGTTTATTTGATCAACCAGTCCTTGAACAAATCAGTTTCAATTACTTTTTACCTTTCTGACTTATAATCCAATTTGGCTCGAGGATTATACACACTTTTACTCTTAATTCAACCAacataaaaggattaaaaagaaCATTACTTATCAAGAAGCTTCTTCGATCCTTCAATAGCTCCTTCATGTGACAGATTACTCATGTCTGTATACCTAAacgaaatcaaaataaataaataaataaacatttttatattaaagaagCACTACTCAATCATAAAAAGTTGAAGCATAGGTTACACTTGTCAACAAAAAGAGAGggcaaaaaaatgaagaagaggaggaggaggaagaccTTTTGCTAGCTAGGAAATGGAAAGTTGTCGATTGAATGTATATTGATATTCACGAGACAACTTGGGCACAATTTTGCAGCAAAATCAAGTTCTTATTTATAAGCAAGGTGCAGCATACATGTTGATTTCCTCGGGTGAGAGAATACTTGACAAAACAACATTATTGTTTAGAAGTAATATTTACAAACGTTTAACACACATTGACGTGAGTTTATAGTCAAAATGCTTGCGTGCTTGTTGGTTCACTAAGAATTAATTATAAGCATGTGAACGTCGTACATTTCCTTGACGTTGTCTTAATAATAGAGtagaatgaataaattaaaacccTACGGTCATCAATTCAGCCTCCTCCCACCCCACGATAGCTACACACCAATCCCAATTCAGCTCGGTGTATATAGGTTGACGAAATTAACCGAGAAAAGTAGTGGCAATCTTTTTGCTAATGGGTATTTTTGTTTAAGGGTATGTTTTGCAAACACTTTCTTAGATTTGTTTTGACAGttttataacaaagaaaaataggtttttgcttaataaaaaaaattaaaaaatatttattttttcttgcatacAACCAAGAATACTTAACATTATTTgagcatttttaaaaatctaaaatactgCAAGAAAGGGTGTtgcatatattttataacaagTTTGTAAAGTTC
The sequence above is drawn from the Populus alba chromosome 15, ASM523922v2, whole genome shotgun sequence genome and encodes:
- the LOC118061291 gene encoding transcription factor MYB114 encodes the protein MEGAGSSEYRKAFWTAEEDGILMDYVKAHGKGKWNRAAKVTGLKRSGKSCRLRWINYLSPSVKHGGFSEEEDDLIIRLHKLLGNRWSLIAGRVPGRTDNQVKNHWNTHLSKKLGIKKRKCKISDSSSKLSEKLEANFHIKLSSNDESIPCNNNTTEIELQNVIEGSHEKAKEISSTHEPTIRNDCYENFWLSYDDPYLWIPSLMELSDESLGFFM
- the LOC118061289 gene encoding carbonic anhydrase 2-like gives rise to the protein MSNLSHEGAIEGSKKLLDNEKDDQLNKEVEAKIEKDDCDPVGRILDGFHRFKTTRFDKYPELYRELAKGQSPKFLVFACSDSRVSPSHVLDFQPGEAFMVRNIANLVPAFNQLRYSGVGATIEYAVATLEVENILVIGHSRCGGIKRLMTHPEDGSTANDFVDDWVKIGLPAKAKVKAEFGDLPLCEQIHKCEKEAVNLSLINLQTYPYVQERMAEGAIALRGGYFDFVKGCFQLWEVKSTVTPPISTCCK